The proteins below come from a single Sphingomicrobium sediminis genomic window:
- a CDS encoding PaaI family thioesterase encodes MNAPQPDAPSGAKAHLRGLEGLYAAAPINGRFNSQLELPEAGISRIRFELEPHHYHAAGAAHGTVYFKMLDDAAFYAANSLVSDRFLLTTSFNLLFTRPMQIGSYIAEGRWVSGKRRVLVADARIIDSDGEETARGTGTFMRSRIALTGLEGYSTAS; translated from the coding sequence ATGAACGCACCGCAGCCTGACGCACCAAGCGGCGCCAAAGCGCATCTGCGCGGGCTGGAAGGGCTATACGCCGCCGCGCCGATCAATGGCCGCTTCAACAGCCAGCTCGAACTGCCCGAAGCGGGCATTTCGCGTATTCGCTTCGAGCTCGAGCCGCACCATTACCATGCCGCCGGGGCTGCCCACGGCACGGTCTATTTCAAGATGCTCGACGATGCGGCCTTTTATGCTGCGAACAGCCTGGTCAGCGACCGCTTCCTCCTGACCACCAGCTTCAACCTGCTCTTCACCCGCCCGATGCAAATCGGTTCCTATATCGCCGAAGGGCGCTGGGTCAGTGGCAAGCGCCGCGTGCTAGTGGCCGATGCCCGCATTATCGATTCCGACGGCGAAGAAACGGCGCGCGGGACCGGCACCTTCATGCGCTCGCGCATCGCCCTCACCGGGCTTGAAGGCTATTCGACCGCCTCATGA
- a CDS encoding DUF1491 family protein, which produces MIGRLPAGVEASALVRRVNSDGGFATVLAKGDEDRGSLLLIILQKSDFFAIFERLLDMDGQYRWTRTGPSNGPESPEIREFLAKRRQRDPDQWQIELDVADAERFVAETIEIS; this is translated from the coding sequence ATGATCGGGCGTCTTCCCGCCGGGGTCGAAGCCAGCGCATTGGTGCGCCGGGTCAATAGCGACGGCGGTTTCGCGACGGTGCTCGCCAAGGGCGACGAAGATCGCGGCAGCCTGCTCCTGATAATTCTCCAGAAGAGTGACTTTTTCGCCATTTTCGAGCGCCTTCTCGATATGGACGGACAGTATCGATGGACTCGGACCGGCCCAAGCAATGGTCCAGAAAGCCCAGAAATCAGGGAATTTCTCGCGAAACGACGTCAGCGCGACCCCGACCAATGGCAAATCGAACTGGATGTCGCTGATGCAGAACGATTCGTCGCTGAAACGATCGAAATTTCTTGA
- a CDS encoding cell wall hydrolase has product MKKSIAVAAFATAVTITSSVAPARDANGTTLTATAASTSFPVAGLPSVAMPATEALLDTVDPVTGEVVAVLPEPEPEIMLAEIEVEPEPVLPEDLGDLVDHFAGTQPRDNEMDCLARAIYFETRGEPLHGQLAVGEVIRNRAESSRFPDSYCSVIKQRRQFSFVQAGRIPEPRRGTRAWKNAVAIARIVDGEHHSTRMDGALFFHANYVNPRWRLKRMGSIGNHIFYQ; this is encoded by the coding sequence ATGAAAAAGAGCATCGCCGTTGCAGCCTTTGCGACCGCAGTGACAATCACCAGTTCGGTCGCGCCGGCGCGCGATGCCAATGGAACGACCCTGACCGCAACCGCGGCCAGCACGTCTTTCCCCGTTGCAGGTCTTCCTTCCGTCGCGATGCCCGCGACCGAGGCCCTGCTCGACACCGTGGATCCGGTCACCGGCGAAGTCGTCGCCGTCCTTCCGGAGCCCGAACCCGAAATCATGCTTGCGGAAATCGAGGTCGAGCCCGAGCCGGTCCTGCCCGAAGATTTGGGCGACCTGGTCGACCATTTCGCGGGCACGCAGCCGCGCGACAACGAGATGGATTGCCTCGCGCGCGCCATCTATTTCGAAACCCGCGGCGAACCGCTTCACGGCCAGCTGGCTGTCGGCGAAGTCATCCGCAACCGCGCCGAATCCAGCCGTTTCCCCGACAGCTATTGCAGCGTCATCAAGCAGCGCCGCCAGTTCAGCTTCGTGCAAGCTGGCCGCATCCCTGAGCCGCGTCGCGGCACCCGCGCCTGGAAGAACGCCGTGGCCATTGCGCGCATCGTCGATGGCGAACATCACTCGACCCGGATGGACGGCGCGCTCTTTTTCCATGCCAATTACGTCAACCCGCGTTGGCGCCTGAAGCGCATGGGTTCGATCGGCAATCACATCTTCTACCAGTAA
- a CDS encoding MmcB family DNA repair protein codes for MTCLDDSPAVALDVARGATRLFARQKLYMICEVPLPNGRRADLMGIDPKGRIVIAEIKVAKADLTGDGKWRDYLDYCDRFYWAVTPDLASICDGEAYLPGLAGLLVADRYDAAMVREAKEDPLSPARRKAESARFARRAAMRLAAELDPSLGDHY; via the coding sequence ATGACCTGCCTCGACGATTCGCCGGCCGTTGCGCTCGATGTCGCGCGTGGAGCCACGCGCCTGTTTGCGCGTCAAAAGCTCTACATGATCTGCGAAGTCCCCTTGCCAAACGGGCGGCGCGCGGACCTGATGGGCATCGATCCAAAGGGTCGGATCGTCATTGCCGAGATCAAGGTGGCCAAGGCCGACCTCACCGGCGACGGCAAATGGCGCGACTATCTCGACTATTGCGATCGATTCTATTGGGCGGTGACGCCCGACCTCGCATCGATTTGCGACGGGGAGGCGTATCTCCCGGGATTGGCCGGGCTGCTTGTGGCGGATCGCTATGATGCGGCGATGGTGCGCGAGGCCAAGGAGGATCCGCTGTCACCGGCACGGCGAAAGGCGGAGAGCGCACGCTTTGCCCGGCGCGCGGCGATGCGGCTGGCGGCCGAACTCGACCCAAGCCTCGGCGATCACTACTAG
- a CDS encoding ankyrin repeat domain-containing protein, translated as MMRIATLFAALIGLLLTAEPAAAQKSEGEDFLRAIRAADASKVVPMMDSANGPFLVNYRGSSGETALIILVRDKRPLWVRTLLSKGANPNTKDADGMAPIHYATELQSFEMIETLLVGGADPNIGNRFNETALMTAVRLRNARIVKLLLDNGANPDITDSSAGLSARDYARRETRNPELLRLIEEAGKPRDQLQFGPVLR; from the coding sequence ATGATGCGTATCGCCACCCTTTTTGCTGCCCTGATCGGCCTTTTGCTGACGGCTGAGCCCGCGGCGGCACAGAAAAGCGAAGGCGAGGATTTCCTGCGCGCCATCCGCGCTGCCGATGCATCCAAGGTGGTGCCGATGATGGACAGCGCGAACGGGCCGTTCCTCGTCAATTATCGCGGGTCGAGCGGGGAAACGGCGCTCATCATCCTCGTGCGGGACAAGCGCCCGCTCTGGGTCCGCACCCTCCTCAGCAAGGGCGCAAATCCCAACACCAAGGACGCAGATGGCATGGCGCCGATCCACTACGCCACGGAGTTGCAAAGCTTCGAGATGATCGAGACTTTGCTGGTGGGCGGCGCCGATCCCAATATCGGCAACCGGTTCAACGAAACTGCCCTCATGACCGCCGTACGCTTGCGCAACGCACGGATCGTGAAGCTCCTTCTCGACAATGGGGCCAATCCCGACATTACCGACAGCTCCGCCGGCCTCAGCGCGCGCGACTATGCGCGGCGCGAAACCCGCAATCCCGAATTGCTGCGATTGATCGAAGAAGCCGGAAAGCCGCGCGACCAGCTGCAGTTCGGCCCGGTCCTGCGCTAG
- a CDS encoding YcgN family cysteine cluster protein: MNSKKPFWEKPLASLDAAEWEALCDGCGRCCLHKAEDADTGAYYATNVACRLLDLETARCTDYAHRKLQVPDCLQLAQGNVDEVRWLPSTCAYRLRAEGKTLFDWHYLISGDRESVHAAGQSIRGWTISEDEAGDITHHLIDREL; this comes from the coding sequence ATGAATAGCAAAAAACCGTTCTGGGAAAAGCCCTTGGCGAGCCTCGATGCGGCCGAATGGGAGGCGCTCTGCGATGGCTGCGGGCGGTGTTGCCTGCACAAGGCCGAGGATGCCGATACGGGGGCTTACTACGCGACCAACGTCGCCTGCCGCCTGCTCGACCTCGAAACGGCGCGTTGCACCGACTATGCGCATCGCAAGCTCCAGGTGCCAGACTGCCTCCAACTGGCCCAAGGCAATGTCGATGAGGTGCGATGGTTGCCCTCTACCTGCGCCTACCGCCTGCGCGCCGAGGGCAAGACGCTTTTCGATTGGCATTACCTCATCAGCGGCGATCGCGAGAGCGTGCATGCGGCAGGGCAATCGATCCGCGGCTGGACGATCAGCGAGGACGAGGCCGGCGACATTACCCACCACCTTATCGACCGTGAGCTCTGA
- a CDS encoding M48 family metallopeptidase, whose product MSSEHRIDTVEPPIAVDVRRHARSRRFSLRYDAAKDRLRLTVPKRGSIRAALKWAGGETAWIAKQRAACPERSRLLPGSNVDFDGETLQLVHDANATRRVERRDNLLVTGGPVETAPRRYAKWLAEGARDLLSDDVAFFAERAGVAVGKVAVGNARTRWGSCSSDGTIRFNWRLACAPPAVRRYVAAHEVAHRVHMDHGPAFKRLEAEIFDGDIRAAKADLKRLGPELQLIGS is encoded by the coding sequence GTGAGCTCTGAACATCGGATCGACACGGTCGAGCCGCCCATCGCGGTCGACGTGCGCCGCCATGCGCGGTCGCGGCGTTTTTCGTTGCGCTATGACGCAGCGAAGGATCGCCTGCGCCTCACCGTACCCAAACGCGGCAGTATCAGGGCCGCGCTCAAATGGGCCGGCGGCGAGACGGCCTGGATCGCGAAACAGCGTGCTGCATGTCCCGAACGCTCGCGGCTTTTGCCGGGCAGCAATGTCGACTTCGATGGCGAGACGCTCCAGCTGGTGCACGATGCAAACGCCACTAGGCGCGTCGAGCGTCGAGATAATCTTCTTGTTACGGGAGGGCCGGTCGAAACAGCGCCGCGGCGCTATGCCAAATGGCTCGCCGAGGGCGCGCGCGACTTATTGTCCGATGATGTGGCCTTCTTTGCCGAGCGGGCCGGGGTTGCCGTAGGCAAGGTGGCGGTCGGCAATGCGCGGACGCGATGGGGCAGTTGTTCGAGCGATGGGACGATCCGGTTCAACTGGCGGCTTGCCTGCGCGCCGCCGGCAGTGCGGCGCTACGTCGCGGCCCATGAAGTCGCGCACCGGGTGCATATGGACCACGGCCCGGCCTTCAAGCGGCTCGAGGCCGAAATTTTCGATGGAGATATCCGCGCCGCCAAGGCCGACCTCAAACGGCTTGGCCCTGAGCTACAGCTGATCGGTAGTTGA
- a CDS encoding transglycosylase domain-containing protein — MAIPVKKIAIGVVKWGAVLALIGAIVLGIAVYSAYQSLPSFEELKTRSDLEQTIRVRAADESIIVEMGPSFGRWLSQDEIPETMTEAMVAVEDRRFRSHFGVDPLGIARGIYVSMRDGTRVRAVSTISQQLARNIFLTPERELGRKAREAVIAMALEQKFTKDQILELYLNRVYFGGGAYGIDAASNTFFGHDATTLSLGEAAIIAGLVKAPSRYSPTADVEAARGRAGVVLDLMVRHGYLSEQEAANVDPADIDLQRRGNENSARYFVDWALPQLDTLIGDTNEAIDVYTTLDPDMQDAASAAINAHAPAGAQGAMVAIDRDGAVRAMVGGKDYVESIYNRATVARRQPGSAFKLFVYLVALENGLSPEDVVVDQQVTIDGWTPRNSNRAFLGPITVREAFARSVNTISAQIGEEMGFSTIAAMAARFGISDRMDAYPSMVLGSNEVRLIDMTRAYAAVSRGGVSVPPYAITRVVTAEGRLLYSHQPAAPRVLVAPWVAGNMTDLLQTAVLSGTGRAAQIGRPVAGKTGTTNSNRDGYFVGFSSGLTAGVWMGNDDNSRVRGLQGGTAPARAFADFMRVAVVDRPVEPFDIPASEPDWLLEDDELWLDIDPILDPYGEPVGEGFEPLDPLEDGLGDGREDDIPVDQSWLDQVLQRQREQREADERQQQAPPQPRQPTEPVRDGPGAIQVQPIRPAPAPPAGGAPSTTDQL; from the coding sequence ATGGCCATTCCCGTAAAGAAAATCGCGATCGGTGTCGTCAAATGGGGCGCAGTGCTCGCACTCATTGGCGCCATCGTGCTGGGGATCGCGGTCTACAGCGCCTACCAGTCGCTGCCTTCATTCGAAGAACTCAAGACGCGCAGCGACCTTGAACAGACGATCCGCGTGCGCGCCGCCGATGAGAGCATCATCGTCGAAATGGGCCCGAGCTTCGGGCGCTGGCTGAGCCAGGACGAAATTCCCGAAACGATGACCGAGGCGATGGTCGCGGTCGAGGATCGCCGCTTTCGCTCGCATTTCGGGGTCGACCCGCTCGGCATCGCGCGCGGTATCTATGTCTCGATGCGCGACGGTACGCGGGTGCGCGCCGTCTCGACCATCAGCCAGCAGCTGGCCCGCAATATCTTCCTGACGCCCGAACGCGAATTGGGCCGCAAGGCGCGCGAAGCCGTCATCGCCATGGCGCTCGAGCAGAAGTTCACCAAGGACCAGATCCTCGAACTCTATCTGAACCGCGTCTATTTCGGCGGCGGCGCCTACGGCATCGATGCCGCCAGCAACACCTTCTTCGGTCATGATGCGACGACCCTGTCGCTGGGCGAAGCCGCAATCATCGCCGGCTTGGTGAAGGCCCCGTCGCGCTATTCGCCGACCGCCGATGTCGAGGCTGCACGCGGCCGCGCCGGCGTCGTCCTCGATCTCATGGTCCGCCACGGCTATCTCAGCGAGCAGGAAGCAGCCAATGTCGATCCTGCCGATATCGACCTGCAGCGTCGCGGCAACGAGAATAGCGCGCGCTACTTCGTCGACTGGGCGCTGCCCCAGCTCGACACGCTGATCGGCGACACCAACGAAGCCATCGACGTCTACACGACGCTCGACCCCGACATGCAGGATGCCGCCAGCGCGGCGATCAACGCCCACGCGCCTGCCGGTGCGCAGGGCGCGATGGTCGCCATCGACCGCGATGGCGCCGTGCGCGCGATGGTTGGCGGCAAGGATTATGTGGAATCGATCTACAATCGCGCCACCGTCGCGCGCCGCCAGCCGGGTTCCGCCTTCAAGCTGTTCGTCTATCTCGTCGCGCTCGAGAACGGGCTCAGCCCCGAAGACGTCGTCGTCGACCAACAGGTCACCATCGACGGCTGGACCCCGCGCAACTCCAACCGCGCTTTCCTGGGTCCGATCACCGTGCGCGAGGCCTTTGCCCGCTCGGTCAACACGATCAGCGCGCAGATCGGCGAAGAGATGGGCTTCTCCACCATCGCCGCCATGGCTGCGCGCTTCGGCATTTCGGATCGCATGGACGCCTATCCCTCGATGGTGCTGGGCTCAAACGAAGTGCGCCTGATCGACATGACCCGCGCCTATGCCGCTGTCTCGCGCGGCGGCGTTTCGGTCCCGCCTTATGCGATCACCCGCGTCGTAACTGCGGAAGGGCGCCTGCTCTACAGCCACCAGCCGGCCGCGCCGCGCGTCCTCGTTGCACCTTGGGTCGCCGGCAACATGACTGACCTGCTCCAGACCGCCGTCCTCTCGGGCACCGGCCGCGCGGCGCAGATCGGGCGTCCCGTCGCCGGCAAGACCGGCACCACCAACTCCAACCGCGACGGCTATTTCGTCGGCTTCTCCAGCGGCCTCACGGCGGGCGTTTGGATGGGGAATGACGATAATAGCCGCGTGCGCGGACTGCAGGGCGGCACCGCGCCGGCGCGTGCCTTTGCCGATTTCATGCGGGTCGCCGTAGTCGACCGACCGGTCGAACCGTTCGACATTCCTGCGTCGGAGCCCGACTGGCTGCTCGAGGATGACGAACTATGGCTAGACATCGATCCGATCCTCGACCCCTATGGCGAGCCGGTCGGCGAGGGCTTCGAGCCGCTCGATCCGCTGGAAGACGGGCTGGGCGACGGGCGTGAAGATGATATTCCGGTCGACCAGAGCTGGCTCGACCAGGTGCTCCAGCGCCAGCGCGAACAGCGCGAGGCCGATGAGCGCCAGCAACAGGCGCCGCCGCAACCGCGCCAGCCGACCGAACCGGTGCGCGATGGTCCCGGCGCAATTCAGGTGCAGCCGATCCGTCCCGCACCCGCCCCGCCGGCCGGGGGCGCCCCATCAACTACCGATCAGCTGTAG
- the msrB gene encoding peptide-methionine (R)-S-oxide reductase MsrB: protein MANKNLTDAEWKQKLSPEEYRILREAGTEPPFSGDLNGEKRQGEYRCAGCGEILFTSSAKYDSGSGWPSFTQPAVDDTVSEHADNSHGMQRVEIRCSACEGHLGHVFPDGPGPSGLRYCVNSASLDFKADEEE, encoded by the coding sequence ATGGCAAACAAGAATCTCACCGACGCCGAGTGGAAGCAGAAGCTTTCGCCCGAGGAATATCGCATCCTGCGCGAAGCCGGGACCGAGCCGCCTTTTTCGGGCGACCTCAACGGCGAGAAGCGGCAGGGCGAATATCGCTGTGCCGGGTGCGGCGAGATCTTGTTCACCTCCTCGGCCAAATATGACAGCGGGTCCGGCTGGCCCAGCTTCACCCAGCCCGCCGTCGACGACACCGTCTCCGAACATGCCGACAACAGTCATGGCATGCAGCGCGTGGAAATCCGCTGTTCAGCTTGCGAAGGGCATCTTGGCCATGTCTTTCCCGACGGGCCCGGACCCAGCGGCCTGCGCTATTGCGTCAACTCCGCCAGCCTCGACTTCAAGGCTGACGAGGAAGAGTAG